The following coding sequences lie in one Myxococcus xanthus genomic window:
- the tilS gene encoding tRNA lysidine(34) synthetase TilS, whose product MPRHDSATQLLTTTLQEAYTRLGLEGGSVLLAVSGGADSTALLVGTAHVAERLRLRVEVASLDHGLRPEAAEEARQVSVLAAAHGLPCHVQALRLRPGAGIEARAREARYATLEALRRERGLEVVATAHTATDQAETLLMRLARGTALRGAVGIHETRPGLVRPLLSCTREDVVAFLAEQGVAYTTDPMNADPVHFRTRVRLGVLPVLSRAAGFAVEKHLAAFARVAAEDESLLASMADAAFDRLRLEDGALDAVGVRALEPALRRRVLARLVASTEAVVDEATLARVQRAVAQGGTATLGRGYVLRATSGRVRCVRQVPPPPPAELRLEHAGARGALAGTGWNFSVEFGPPPAGVLGLALGDGTRWPLTVRTRRPGDRVCTAGGQRKLQDVLVDFRVPAEARATRPVVADAEGQVLWLPGLWPPVVPRAAAREYLWAVPPGSSIQRTAAL is encoded by the coding sequence ATGCCCCGTCATGATTCCGCCACGCAGTTGCTGACGACGACGCTTCAAGAGGCGTACACCCGGCTGGGACTCGAGGGAGGGTCGGTGCTGCTCGCCGTTTCCGGCGGCGCGGACTCCACGGCCCTTCTGGTGGGAACCGCGCACGTCGCCGAGCGACTCCGGCTTCGCGTGGAGGTGGCCTCGCTGGACCATGGCCTGCGCCCCGAAGCGGCGGAGGAAGCCCGCCAGGTGTCCGTCCTGGCGGCCGCTCACGGGCTGCCCTGCCACGTCCAGGCGCTGCGACTTCGTCCAGGGGCTGGCATCGAGGCGCGCGCGAGGGAGGCTCGCTACGCGACGCTGGAGGCGCTCCGCCGTGAGCGGGGCCTGGAGGTGGTGGCCACCGCGCACACCGCCACGGACCAGGCGGAGACGCTGCTCATGCGCCTGGCACGAGGCACCGCCCTGCGCGGCGCGGTGGGCATCCACGAAACGCGCCCCGGACTGGTGCGCCCCCTGCTGTCGTGCACGCGGGAGGACGTGGTGGCCTTCCTGGCGGAACAGGGTGTCGCCTACACGACAGACCCGATGAACGCCGACCCTGTCCACTTCCGGACGCGCGTTCGCCTTGGAGTGCTACCCGTTCTGTCGCGCGCCGCCGGTTTCGCCGTGGAGAAGCACCTGGCCGCCTTCGCGCGGGTGGCCGCGGAGGACGAGTCGCTGCTGGCGTCCATGGCGGACGCGGCCTTCGACCGGTTGCGCCTGGAGGATGGCGCCCTGGATGCGGTGGGCGTGCGCGCGCTGGAGCCCGCGCTGCGCCGGCGGGTGCTCGCCCGGCTGGTGGCCAGCACGGAGGCCGTGGTGGATGAGGCCACGCTGGCCCGCGTGCAGCGCGCGGTGGCCCAGGGCGGCACGGCCACGTTGGGGCGGGGCTACGTGCTGCGCGCGACCAGCGGACGGGTGCGCTGCGTGCGGCAGGTGCCGCCCCCCCCACCGGCTGAACTTCGGCTGGAGCACGCGGGGGCGCGGGGCGCGCTCGCGGGGACGGGTTGGAATTTTTCCGTCGAGTTCGGACCTCCACCTGCGGGCGTGCTCGGGCTGGCGCTCGGGGACGGGACGCGCTGGCCGCTGACCGTGCGGACACGTCGCCCCGGCGACCGGGTGTGCACTGCTGGGGGACAACGCAAGCTTCAAGATGTGTTGGTTGATTTTCGGGTGCCCGCGGAAGCACGGGCCACGCGGCCGGTGGTGGCGGATGCCGAGGGGCAGGTGTTGTGGCTCCCCGGCCTCTGGCCACCGGTGGTTCCGCGTGCGGCCGCCAGGGAGTACCTCTGGGCGGTTCCCCCCGGTTCGAGCATTCAGCGGACCGCGGCGTTATAG
- a CDS encoding TIGR04563 family protein — protein sequence MAGTDKRKQSLYFPEEMLKEIQEEATRQDRSLSWVVQQAWKIARERIKSFPAVNDVTGDERQDPREE from the coding sequence ATGGCAGGCACCGACAAGCGCAAGCAGTCGCTGTACTTCCCCGAGGAGATGCTGAAGGAGATCCAGGAAGAGGCGACCCGTCAGGACCGCTCCCTTTCCTGGGTCGTGCAGCAGGCGTGGAAGATCGCCCGCGAGCGCATCAAGTCGTTCCCCGCCGTGAATGACGTGACTGGCGACGAGCGCCAGGACCCTCGGGAGGAGTAA
- a CDS encoding TIGR04563 family protein has product MATTDHRKQSLYFPEDMLEEIQREATRQDRSLSWIVQQAWKVARGDIRKMPSVNDVLSPPLRPAAPAPAPAQPVTAVAAAPSEEPK; this is encoded by the coding sequence ATGGCTACGACGGACCATCGTAAACAGAGTCTCTATTTCCCCGAGGACATGCTGGAGGAGATCCAGCGTGAGGCGACGCGGCAAGACCGCTCGCTGTCCTGGATTGTCCAGCAAGCGTGGAAGGTGGCGCGCGGGGACATCCGGAAGATGCCGTCGGTCAACGACGTGCTCAGCCCGCCTCTTCGTCCCGCGGCCCCCGCGCCCGCCCCGGCTCAGCCGGTGACGGCCGTCGCGGCGGCGCCTTCCGAAGAGCCCAAGTAG
- a CDS encoding 5'-nucleotidase C-terminal domain-containing protein, whose translation MPRSRSLFTALTFALGAFHGGCIAYNDSCQPLVEDPDAVVGYLAHDVLLDKVYTRHDNNALGQLVADALLHAEDESTRPAVLGVVNGGSLRQEGLCVTRTSLRQGALTDGVLHELILFENLVVTVDLTEKELVDMMELSVGSLYLEGQSIASPSGAFLHVSEGSSLRVDCAQPRGSRVRELTVGGVPVELPPRDDASIRYRVAMNAYILEGGDGYGAALGNAGQNPDRNPVQVRRLGGMEANLASAYMKTKHPTPVQALREQSRVVFQNCALPARPAGR comes from the coding sequence ATGCCGCGCTCCCGCTCCCTCTTCACCGCGCTCACCTTCGCCCTGGGCGCCTTCCACGGCGGCTGCATCGCCTACAACGATTCGTGCCAGCCCCTGGTGGAGGACCCGGACGCCGTCGTGGGCTACCTGGCCCACGACGTGCTCCTCGACAAGGTCTACACCCGGCACGACAACAACGCGCTGGGCCAGCTCGTCGCGGATGCGCTCCTCCACGCGGAGGATGAATCCACGCGCCCCGCGGTGCTGGGGGTCGTCAACGGAGGCTCGCTGCGCCAGGAGGGCTTGTGCGTCACGCGGACCTCGCTGCGCCAGGGTGCGCTCACCGACGGCGTGCTGCATGAGCTCATCCTCTTCGAGAACCTCGTCGTGACGGTGGACCTCACGGAGAAGGAGCTCGTGGACATGATGGAGCTGTCCGTGGGCTCGCTGTACCTGGAAGGGCAGAGCATCGCCTCGCCCTCCGGCGCCTTCCTCCACGTGTCCGAGGGCAGCTCGCTGCGCGTGGACTGCGCCCAACCGAGAGGTTCGCGCGTGCGCGAACTGACGGTGGGTGGGGTGCCTGTGGAGCTGCCGCCGCGCGACGACGCGTCCATCCGCTACCGCGTGGCCATGAACGCGTACATCCTGGAGGGCGGAGACGGTTACGGCGCGGCGCTGGGCAACGCGGGACAGAACCCCGACCGCAACCCGGTGCAGGTGCGTAGGCTGGGGGGGATGGAAGCCAACCTCGCGTCAGCGTACATGAAGACGAAGCACCCAACGCCCGTGCAGGCGCTGCGCGAGCAGTCGCGTGTCGTCTTCCAGAACTGCGCCCTGCCCGCGAGGCCCGCGGGCAGGTGA
- a CDS encoding TonB-dependent receptor domain-containing protein codes for MKTAHARATLLSLVLIMAVPGRAEEPGLLHSPPERAEPRVALQLDGTLVEGRRVLELYVRYRGPGEPYARRPMEREYGDLYRAVIPAEHVVPPGIEYYVEGLTADGQRVPLFQSAARPARVLVGGETPASASIVRPTPPPERRPPPSRTPPRAAPPERTPAPERTPPPERSRAQVEAPRKDAPPSTPQDDSMAALAADLPADAPTEASSPARPSRTSATAGSAPASREPATPRSELEEDLALYSAEDTLALATRHEAAVRTVPAIGASFSQQQLRSLGARTVADVLDVVPGLSVSRDVQGFHRTAIRGLRNDAEVLFLLNGHRLNSFFDGKALMNLPVENLERVEVIRGPGSALYGAGAFLGVVNIVTDTSDGVRTAVSVGGYPGQDDRLAVTGNGHLSAGHTAGNLRVFADIDVWSQAGDSTVIENDGLDDETRSQGLRDVTDPAGRTRDERFLFNAGAGATYAMGDAGRLGASARFLTERRSALVGLFDTVGEDSKLGWNVFLADLTWERSFGPDVTLRARAAYDQQSTDRFFQITPHDFSTGTGTNRLFEEGMQEQTRVSVRSLTGSVDADVALGAYNRLSVGAVVEQQSLGEYDYVTNYTLDAQVRPDGLARPEGLVDLTSGAASRRLNVGLFAQDQWTVVSALTLTFGVRMDATQLPTVDASGAINGTRFVPTLNPRVGLVFAATDALVLKALYGRAFRAPTLQELVERIPDTDYNQGRFEGNPRLQPATVDTFELGADLIQAAGDARVRLRANAYVAFFGSPIVPVDTSGNIVPLRNRELGVRVYGVEGEARLEASKRAYAWLNASISRAEDLELPAQSRLLTDTPQARFNAGVTMPIGAYVNFDVVVRTGAERRNNSRSVLELIRRYKIPSYSLITAQLRTEPILEHFEVALVAHNLFDNDLRDDVPRPDRVPGLLPREGMSGFLTVRAHY; via the coding sequence TTGAAGACCGCACACGCTCGCGCGACCCTCCTCAGCCTGGTCCTCATCATGGCGGTGCCCGGCCGCGCCGAGGAACCGGGGCTCTTGCATTCCCCGCCAGAACGCGCCGAGCCGCGTGTCGCGCTGCAACTCGACGGCACGCTGGTGGAAGGCCGCCGCGTCCTCGAGCTGTACGTGCGCTACCGAGGCCCGGGCGAGCCCTACGCCCGCCGCCCCATGGAGCGGGAGTACGGCGACCTGTACCGGGCCGTGATTCCCGCGGAGCACGTCGTCCCGCCCGGCATCGAGTACTACGTCGAGGGCCTCACCGCGGATGGCCAGCGCGTGCCGCTCTTCCAGTCCGCCGCGCGCCCCGCGCGCGTGCTCGTGGGCGGCGAGACGCCGGCCAGTGCGTCCATCGTCCGGCCCACGCCGCCTCCCGAGCGCCGGCCCCCGCCGAGCCGGACGCCACCGCGCGCCGCTCCGCCCGAGCGTACGCCGGCTCCCGAGCGCACGCCGCCGCCTGAGCGCTCCCGCGCGCAGGTGGAGGCGCCGCGAAAGGATGCACCCCCGTCGACGCCGCAGGACGACTCCATGGCCGCGCTCGCGGCGGACCTGCCCGCGGATGCGCCCACGGAGGCTTCGTCGCCGGCACGGCCGTCCCGGACCTCCGCGACGGCAGGCAGCGCGCCCGCGTCGCGTGAGCCGGCGACCCCACGTTCCGAGCTGGAGGAGGACCTGGCCCTTTACAGCGCCGAGGACACGCTGGCCCTGGCCACGCGCCACGAGGCGGCGGTGCGGACGGTGCCCGCCATTGGCGCCTCGTTCAGTCAGCAGCAGCTGCGTTCCCTGGGCGCGCGCACCGTGGCGGACGTCCTGGACGTGGTGCCCGGCCTGTCGGTCAGCAGGGATGTGCAGGGCTTCCACCGCACCGCCATTCGTGGCCTGCGCAATGACGCGGAGGTGCTCTTCCTCCTCAACGGCCACCGCCTCAACAGCTTCTTCGACGGCAAGGCGCTGATGAACCTGCCGGTGGAGAACCTGGAGCGGGTGGAGGTCATCCGCGGTCCCGGCTCCGCTCTCTATGGCGCAGGTGCCTTCCTGGGCGTGGTCAACATCGTCACGGACACGTCGGACGGCGTTCGGACGGCCGTGTCCGTCGGCGGCTACCCGGGCCAGGACGACCGGCTCGCCGTCACGGGGAACGGACACCTCTCCGCGGGGCACACCGCCGGGAACCTGCGCGTCTTCGCGGACATTGACGTGTGGAGCCAGGCCGGTGACTCCACCGTCATCGAGAACGACGGCCTGGACGACGAGACGCGCTCGCAGGGGCTACGCGACGTGACGGACCCCGCGGGGCGCACCCGCGACGAGCGCTTCCTCTTCAACGCGGGCGCGGGCGCCACCTACGCCATGGGCGACGCGGGCCGCCTGGGGGCCTCCGCGCGCTTCCTCACCGAGCGCCGCAGCGCCCTGGTGGGCCTCTTCGACACGGTGGGCGAGGACTCCAAGCTGGGCTGGAATGTCTTCCTCGCGGACCTGACCTGGGAGCGCTCCTTCGGACCCGACGTGACGCTCCGCGCGCGGGCCGCGTATGACCAGCAGTCCACCGACCGCTTCTTCCAGATCACGCCTCACGACTTCAGCACCGGCACGGGCACGAACCGCCTGTTCGAAGAGGGGATGCAGGAGCAGACGCGCGTCTCCGTGCGCTCGCTCACCGGTTCCGTGGACGCGGACGTGGCCCTGGGCGCCTACAACCGCCTCTCTGTGGGCGCGGTGGTGGAGCAGCAGTCGCTGGGCGAATACGACTACGTGACGAACTACACCCTGGACGCCCAGGTGCGTCCGGACGGCCTGGCGCGGCCGGAGGGCCTGGTGGACCTGACGAGCGGTGCCGCGTCCCGCCGCCTCAACGTGGGCCTGTTCGCGCAGGACCAGTGGACCGTCGTCAGCGCGCTCACGCTCACGTTCGGCGTGCGGATGGACGCCACCCAGTTGCCCACCGTGGATGCGTCCGGCGCCATCAACGGCACCCGCTTCGTGCCCACCCTCAATCCGCGCGTGGGGCTGGTGTTCGCGGCCACCGACGCGCTGGTGCTCAAGGCCCTCTACGGGCGTGCCTTCCGCGCCCCCACGCTGCAGGAGCTGGTCGAGCGCATTCCAGACACGGATTACAACCAGGGCCGCTTCGAGGGGAACCCGCGCCTCCAGCCCGCCACGGTGGACACCTTCGAGCTGGGCGCCGACCTCATCCAGGCGGCGGGGGACGCACGTGTGCGGCTGCGCGCCAACGCGTACGTGGCCTTCTTCGGCTCGCCCATCGTCCCCGTGGACACGTCCGGCAACATCGTCCCGCTGCGCAACCGCGAGCTGGGCGTGCGCGTGTACGGCGTGGAGGGCGAGGCCCGGCTGGAGGCCTCCAAGCGCGCGTATGCGTGGCTCAACGCCAGCATCTCCCGCGCGGAGGACCTGGAGCTGCCCGCCCAGTCCCGCCTGCTCACCGACACGCCGCAGGCGCGCTTCAACGCGGGCGTGACGATGCCCATCGGCGCCTATGTGAACTTCGACGTGGTGGTGCGCACAGGCGCGGAGCGGCGCAACAACAGCCGCTCCGTGCTGGAGCTCATCCGCCGCTACAAGATTCCGTCCTACAGCCTCATCACCGCGCAGCTGCGCACCGAGCCCATCCTGGAGCACTTCGAGGTGGCCCTGGTGGCGCACAACCTGTTCGACAACGACCTTCGTGACGACGTGCCCCGTCCGGACCGCGTCCCCGGCCTGCTGCCGCGCGAGGGCATGTCCGGATTCCTCACCGTGAGGGCCCACTACTGA
- a CDS encoding ChaN family lipoprotein: MRASLALHLALFRRQRAQIARVVDGQTASFRTYEARFRRRTSGYRSVTTLPAVYQQVQAADVVYVGDYHTLPLAQETYLALVERAQASGRRVIMALECVEGRHQATVDAWRAGRVTERSLLAKLGHGSGVWSNTRALLSFARKQKLEVVGIDRRAQGERSLELRDAYAAERIARAARAPDRPLVMVLVGQYHVAPCHLPAQVERALGTETRKGLVVYQNAEGVWWRLAREGRVGAAEAVELADGTLCLMNASPVVCQQSFLDYLEAEAGDAPLLDRGAAERFREMSALIGRLAGVPVGRSLDTVDVATAADGDVLARIQRRGRFTQAELTQLRRHILSRESSYIPRARVAYLASLSLNHAAEEAAHFVRHCAVGDAMDAPRGASEAFYARCLEEALGFFGSKLVNPRRTCLGVAEWAKRFGESRGVERQIAAFVLAHKATEAEAPEEAVKLLPLRKDRLFHGVSHALGYLLGDRLYQAFDSGQVAKAEVQALFRDPFVDPRAAYFAWAERLGI; encoded by the coding sequence ATGCGCGCTTCGCTCGCCTTGCACCTCGCCCTGTTCCGACGCCAGCGCGCGCAGATTGCCCGAGTGGTTGACGGACAGACGGCATCATTCCGAACCTACGAGGCCCGCTTCCGGCGGCGCACCTCGGGATACCGGAGCGTCACGACGCTGCCCGCCGTGTACCAGCAGGTACAGGCGGCGGACGTCGTCTACGTCGGCGACTACCACACGCTCCCGCTCGCGCAGGAGACCTATCTCGCACTGGTGGAGCGGGCGCAGGCCTCGGGCCGCCGCGTCATCATGGCGCTGGAGTGCGTGGAGGGCCGTCACCAGGCCACCGTGGATGCCTGGCGCGCCGGCCGCGTCACCGAGCGCTCCCTGCTGGCGAAGCTGGGACACGGCTCGGGGGTCTGGTCCAATACGCGCGCCCTGCTCTCCTTCGCGCGCAAGCAGAAGCTGGAAGTGGTGGGCATCGACCGCCGGGCGCAGGGTGAGCGCTCGCTGGAGCTTCGCGACGCCTACGCCGCCGAACGCATCGCCCGCGCCGCCCGCGCGCCGGACCGGCCGCTGGTCATGGTGCTGGTGGGCCAGTACCACGTGGCGCCCTGCCACCTGCCCGCGCAGGTGGAGCGCGCGCTCGGCACGGAGACGCGCAAGGGGCTGGTCGTGTACCAGAACGCGGAGGGCGTCTGGTGGCGGCTGGCTCGCGAAGGCCGCGTTGGCGCCGCGGAGGCCGTGGAGCTGGCCGACGGCACCCTGTGCCTGATGAACGCCTCGCCCGTGGTGTGCCAGCAGAGCTTCCTGGACTACCTGGAGGCGGAGGCCGGAGACGCCCCGCTGTTGGATCGCGGCGCCGCCGAGCGCTTCCGTGAAATGTCCGCGCTGATCGGCCGGCTCGCCGGCGTGCCCGTGGGCCGTTCCCTGGACACGGTGGACGTGGCCACCGCCGCGGACGGCGACGTCCTGGCGCGAATCCAGCGGCGCGGACGCTTCACCCAGGCCGAGCTGACCCAGCTTCGCCGCCACATCCTCTCCCGCGAGAGCAGCTACATCCCGCGCGCGCGGGTGGCCTACCTGGCGTCGCTGTCACTGAACCACGCGGCGGAGGAAGCGGCGCACTTCGTCCGGCACTGCGCCGTGGGTGACGCCATGGACGCGCCGCGCGGCGCCTCGGAGGCCTTCTACGCGCGCTGTCTGGAAGAGGCGCTGGGCTTCTTCGGCTCGAAGCTGGTGAACCCCCGGCGCACCTGCCTGGGCGTGGCCGAGTGGGCCAAGCGCTTCGGCGAGAGCCGCGGCGTGGAGCGGCAGATCGCCGCCTTCGTGCTGGCCCACAAGGCCACGGAGGCGGAAGCGCCGGAGGAAGCCGTGAAGCTCCTCCCCCTGCGCAAGGACCGGCTGTTCCACGGCGTCAGCCACGCCCTGGGCTATCTGCTCGGAGACCGGCTGTACCAGGCCTTCGACAGTGGCCAGGTGGCCAAGGCGGAGGTGCAGGCCCTGTTCCGCGACCCCTTCGTGGACCCGCGCGCGGCCTACTTCGCCTGGGCGGAACGCCTGGGCATCTGA
- a CDS encoding class I SAM-dependent methyltransferase: protein MTTELDVRTYNREAWDRQVATGNKWTLPVSPEVIAAARKGEWSIVLTPMKPVPREWFGDVRGKDILCLAGSGGQQAPVLAAAGARVSVLDNSPAQLGQDRMVAEREGLELRLVEGDMRDLSAFEDASFDLIFHPCSNGFVDAVRPVWREAARVLRPGGVLLTGFTNPVNYLFDLSLEKQGIFTLKYRMPYSDFTSLSDEERRRFTDAGEPLCVGHSLEDQLGGQADAGLAIIGLFEDSFGPEDALSQYYNGFIATRAMKLPSR from the coding sequence ATGACGACTGAATTGGACGTGCGGACGTACAACCGCGAGGCGTGGGACCGTCAGGTGGCCACGGGCAACAAGTGGACGCTTCCCGTCAGCCCAGAGGTCATCGCCGCGGCGCGCAAAGGCGAGTGGAGCATCGTCCTCACTCCCATGAAGCCGGTGCCGCGCGAGTGGTTCGGCGACGTGAGGGGCAAGGACATCCTTTGCCTCGCGGGCTCGGGTGGACAGCAGGCCCCGGTGCTGGCGGCGGCGGGCGCCCGGGTGTCGGTGCTGGACAACTCGCCCGCGCAACTCGGCCAGGACCGCATGGTGGCGGAGCGCGAGGGCCTGGAGCTGCGGCTGGTGGAGGGCGACATGCGCGACCTCTCCGCCTTCGAGGACGCGAGCTTCGACCTCATCTTCCACCCGTGCTCCAACGGCTTCGTGGACGCGGTGCGCCCCGTGTGGCGTGAAGCGGCGCGCGTGCTGCGCCCCGGCGGCGTGCTGCTGACCGGCTTCACCAACCCCGTGAACTACCTGTTCGACCTCTCCTTGGAGAAGCAGGGCATCTTCACGTTGAAGTACCGGATGCCCTATTCGGACTTCACCAGCCTGTCCGACGAGGAGCGCCGCCGCTTCACGGACGCGGGCGAGCCGCTCTGTGTGGGGCACTCCCTGGAGGACCAGCTTGGCGGTCAGGCGGATGCGGGGCTCGCCATCATTGGCCTCTTCGAGGACTCGTTCGGTCCGGAAGATGCCCTGTCGCAGTACTACAACGGCTTCATCGCCACCCGCGCGATGAAGCTCCCATCGCGGTAG
- a CDS encoding SDR family NAD(P)-dependent oxidoreductase — protein sequence MDTELQGRGVLVTGGAGGIGTALVHTFAEEGAKVAVHYHSSTEKAQTLARDVCGAALRADLTVEADVDALVPAAVAALGRLDVLVCNAGVWPAPDEPVWEMSLTRWRRTLAENLDSVFLCCRAFLRHVATTKTGSIVIISSTAGLFGEAGHADYAAAKGALASGFLKSLKNELGRIAPLGRVNVVCPGWTAVDRSRDKLAQPGFVERVTRTMPLRKVAQPVDVARAVVSLASDRISGHVTGEVVTVAGGMEGRVLHDD from the coding sequence CGGAGGAATCGGCACCGCCCTGGTCCATACCTTCGCGGAAGAAGGCGCGAAGGTGGCAGTGCACTACCACTCCAGTACCGAGAAGGCCCAGACGCTGGCGCGTGACGTTTGCGGCGCCGCGCTGCGCGCGGACCTGACGGTGGAGGCCGACGTGGACGCGCTGGTTCCCGCGGCGGTGGCCGCGCTGGGACGGTTGGACGTGCTGGTGTGCAACGCGGGGGTATGGCCCGCCCCGGATGAACCTGTCTGGGAGATGTCCTTGACGCGCTGGCGCCGCACGCTGGCGGAGAACCTGGACAGCGTCTTCCTGTGCTGCCGCGCCTTCCTTCGGCACGTGGCCACCACGAAGACGGGCAGCATCGTCATCATCAGCTCCACGGCGGGGCTGTTCGGTGAAGCAGGACATGCTGACTACGCCGCCGCCAAGGGCGCGCTGGCGAGTGGCTTCCTCAAGAGCCTCAAGAACGAATTGGGCCGCATCGCGCCCCTGGGCCGCGTCAACGTCGTGTGCCCGGGATGGACGGCGGTGGACCGCAGCCGCGACAAACTGGCCCAGCCGGGCTTCGTTGAACGCGTCACGCGGACGATGCCGCTGCGCAAGGTGGCGCAGCCGGTGGACGTGGCGCGGGCGGTGGTGTCGCTCGCGTCGGATCGAATCTCCGGACATGTGACGGGTGAAGTCGTCACTGTCGCCGGAGGCATGGAAGGAAGGGTGCTGCATGACGACTGA